Within Chelatococcus sp. HY11, the genomic segment AGCCTTGGGCTCTTCCGCATCGCGCGCTCCGCCTTCCAGCTCACCGCCGACGTGCAGGAGGGCACGCAATGGTACGAGCGTAATGCTGCCGGCCTCGTCCGGCGAATGTTGCAGCGGGCCGGGCTCACCACGGCCGATTACTCGGACGCCAGCCTGAACGCGCTGAGCAGCCTCAGCTCGGCAGAATGTGGCATATGGATCGACAGCGATCAGCATATCCTCGATGCCGTCCAGCAGGTGTTGAACTCGGTCGGCGCCTGGATCGCGCCGAACGCCAATGGCGTGCTGGAGGTCGGTCGCTTCGAGGCCCCGGGAACGCCGGTCACCACCATCACGATGGACGACATCATCCGGCCGGAGAATATGACCTTCGAGGTCACGAATGATGCGGGCCGAGGCGTGCCCGTCTGGCGCGTCGTCGCCCGCTACAAGCGGAATTACACACCGCTGTCGGGATCGGAAGTCGCCAAATGCACGCAGCAGAACGAGGATTACAAAGCCTATCTCGCCACGGAATGGCGGGAGCGTAAGGCCGAAGATGCCGCGATCAAGACCAAGTACAAGAACGCAGGCGAGCTGACGATCGAGACATGCTTCACGCAGCCGACCGATGCACTTGTCGAGGCGACGCGGCTGCTCGCGCTCTACAAGGTCAGGCGTGACCGGGTGAAGGTCGTGCTGTGGGCTGAGCGGGCCGCCGGCATCAAGCTCAACGACACCGTCACCGTGCAGGTTCCGCGCTTCGGCTATGGGGCTGGGCGCCCCATGCGCGTGATCGGACGCAATGAGAACCGCGCCGAGAACATCGTCACCCTTGATCTGTTCGGCTGATCCTCATGGCAGATAGCGCAATCGTCATCACGTCGGTCAACAAGGCTGGCGGGGCGGGCCAGATCACCTTGCTTGTCGGCACGAGCGGCGGGGGAGAAGACGAGTGCCTGATCTACATGACCTTGAACAGGGTCGAGATCTACGCCTCCAAGACCAACAACCGCGCCACCGCCACCAAGATCGGCGACACGACCGGCACCTTCGTGCATGGCAACCTGGGTGTGTCGGAAACTTGGTATTATTGGTTCCGGGCGATCGACAACAACAGCCCGCCGCTGGTCGGTGAATGGTATCCGTTTTCGCCCACTGACGGCGTCGTGGCGACGACCAGCAATCAGGTGCCGCCGCCGAATTCGGTCGGCACGCCGCAGCTCCAGGATGGTGCGGCGACCGCGCAGAAGATCGCCAATCTCGCCGTTGGCTCGGCCCATATTCAGGCGCTCGCCGTCAAAACCGCCAACATCGACAACCTTCAGGTGACCGACGCCAAGATGGTCACCATGTCGGCGACCAAGCTGACGGCCGGCGTTGTTACCGCCACGCTGACGATCAACGCGCCACTGATCAACGGCGGCAGCATCAACGGCGCCCGCATTCGCATCCAGGCGACCGATGGCACGCTCGTCGAGCCTGGCATTATCTTCAATTCGACGGTCGCGCCTAACGTCTCGTCGGTGCGCATCAGCCAGACCGGCGCGAATGGCGAGGCGGCTGTCTATGGCACCAATCTCGGAACGGGGCCGCAGTCGCACGGCGCGCGCTTCAACAGCGTCCCTATTACCGGTCCGGCGGGCGGGGCGGCTCTGCTTGGCCTGCCGCCTGCATCCGGCGGCTATGCTGTGTGGTGCGAGAATGGCACGGTTGGGCCTTTCACGGGTTCTCATCCCGGCTTCATCGACAAAGACGCGCCGGACATTCCGCTCGGGTCAATCCTGGTCGACGGCGATGTCATTGATCGTCGAGGCGTCGATGACACCGTCACGTCGGTTTCGCTGTCGAGAAAGGCGATGGACCCGGCGGCGATTGGCATTCTGACGCGCCGGCACGCTCTCGATGAGGCTTCTTTGCACGCCGTGGTCGATGGATCCAACGTCCCGCCGATGAAATTCGACGAGACGGTCAGTCCGCAACAGCGCCTTGGCAGTGGCGCATTGGCCCTGAGGAAGCATCGCGAAACCTGGAAGCAGAGCAAAGCGAAGCGCGCGAACTGGGCGGGCCGCTTTGATGGCGTCGTGATCAACGGCCTCGGCGAAGGCCAGGTCCTCATTTGCGGGCGGGGCGGCGATATCGAGAAAGGCGACCTGGCCTGCACCTCGGATCTGCCGGGCATCGGCATGCGCCAGCCTGATTTCGATCTCGGTGGCCAGCGCGCCCAACTCGTCACGCACTACACCGTGGCCCGCATCCGCGAGGCCGTGACGTTCTCCGATCCCGACGAGGTCAAGCTCGTCGCCTGCATCTATCTCTGCGGTTGAGGCGCCATGGCCGACAACAGAATCATGCTTCTTTACAACGCCCTATCGGACGGCGGCGCCTTCGCGGCCGGCTATGGCTCGTGGGTCACGGGCCTGCCGCTCGCGAATCTCCAGAACAACCAGCTGTTCAGGCGCGCCCGCTCCACCAATCTCACCCTGACGAGCACGCGCTTTCGCATCGGCTTCTCAGCGCCGATCGCCCAGCGGGTGTTCCTGCTCGGGCCGCATAACGGCTCCGGCGGCATGCAATACCGCATCAGGGGATATTCCAACTCCGGCTATTCATCCCTGATCTTCGACACGGGATGGATAGGCCGCTCGGTCTCGTCGCTCACCCTGCCATGGGAGACCTTCAACTGGTGGCTGGGCGGCGCCGGCACCGAGAACGACGACCCGGAGGTGAGGCCCTGGATCATCCATGTCTTCGACGACCAGGTCGCCGCCCAATATTGGCAGGTCGAGATCGACGACACCGGCAACGCGGCGGGCTATTTCGAGGCGGGCCGGCTGTTCATGGCCGATTGGTGGGAGCCGTCCATCAATTATCAGTACGGCAACAACGGCCTCACCTTCGAGCCCAATGTCATCCGGGAGACGTCGGCATCGGGGGCCGAATATTCAGAGCGCCGTGGGCCGGCGGTGCGTGTCTTCTCCTTCAATCTCGACCACCTGCCCGAAGCCGAGCTCTATTCCTCCGGCTATCGCATGATGCGTCTGGCGGGTGATGACCGGGAAGTCTTTGTGATTCCCGATCCGGCCGACGCCTTTATTCAGCGCCGCTCCTTTCTGGGCCGGCTGCGCTCTTTTGGCTCGCTGTCGCAGAACACGTTTCAGCGCGGCGGGGCCTCCTTCGAACTCAAAGAACGCATCTAGACCGGAGGCCTATCATGGCTTTTGACCCGACCGCACTCGCTGCGGTGGCGCGGCTTATCGCGATCATTCCAGCCAATTTCACCGGCTTCAATCATCAGACCGCGTTCCCCCAGACGGGGAATGACATGGGCGTCGTCGCCAATGCCATCGCGGCGGAGGCCTTGCTCGCGATCAATGCGGCGGCGAATCTGGCGGGCACCTCGACCACGTCAACCGCGATCGGCACCGGCTCCAAGTCGTTTGTCACCCAGGCCGGCAAGTCGTTCAATGTCGGGCGCTATGTGCAAATCGTCTCGGCGGCGAACCCGACGACGCGGCAGATGTCGGGGCAGATCACGGCCTATTCGGGCACGTCGCTGACGGTCGAGGTCACCACCGCGCTCGGCAGCGGGTCGGCTGATGACTGGACGATCTATCTGTCCGGCCCGGCGGGCAAGGGCGAGAAAGGCGACAACGGTGCGGACGGCGCCAATGGGTCGAACGGCGCCAACGGCAGCACTATTCTCAGCGGCACGGGGGCGCCTTCGTCGGGAGCGGGTGTCGCGGGGGATTTCTACCTCGACACAGGCACCATGCTTTTTTACGGTCCCAAGGTCGGCTCGGCCTGGGGATCGGGTGTCAGCTTGAAGGGCGCCAACGGCACCAACGGGTCTGACGGCGCCTCGGCGACGATCGCAGTCGGCGACGTCACGTCCGTTGCGGCGGGGCAGCCGGCGACGGTCACCAATGTAGGTACCCCCCTTGCCGCCGTGCTGGATTTCGAGATCCCGGCGGGGCCGGCTGGCGTGGATGGCGATGACGGGGCCGCCGCGACTATCTCCGTTGGAACCGTTTCCACCCTGACGCCCGGCGCTTCGGCCACCGTGGCGAATGCCGGTTCACCCTCTGCCGCCGTGCTCAACTTCGGCATTCCGGCGGGAGTTCAAGGCCCGGCTGGTCCCGTTATCGCGGCGTCCTGGAATTTTTCCACCACGACGACCGACGCCGACCCCGGCAACGGCAACGCGCGGCTCAACCACGCGACCCCGGCAAGCGCTACCGTCATTTATTTCGACAACCTCGACGCCGGCGGCGCCACCGTCACCGCCTGGCTCGATGCCCTCGACGATTCCACGACCACGGGCAACAAGGGCCGCCTTCGTCTCGTGGCGGTCGATACCCCGACGATCTTCGCCGATTATCGCGTGACCGGCTCCGTCGTCGATGGCACAGGCTACCGCAAGGTGCCGGTCGCCTATGTCGCCGGAAACGGCACGCCTTCCAACGCCGCGAGGCTTGCCTTCAGCTTCGCGCCGACGGGGGATGCAGGCGCGGCCGGTGCGGGCTCTGGCGACGTGACGACGGCTGGCGCTGTGTCTGCCGGCAATATCGCGGTCTTCGCCGACAACACCGGCGATGTCCTTGAGGATGGCGGCGCATTCAGCTCCTATTCCGCCTCGCTCCTTGGTGGAGCCAATGAGGCGGCGTGGAAAGCGGCGCTCAACCTGGAGATCGGCACCGACGTCCAGGCCTATTCCGCAACGCTGGGTTCGTTCGCCTCACTGGCGACGGCGGCCAACAAGGGCTTTTACGCGACTGGCGCGGGCGTCGTTGCCGAATACAACCTGACGTCCTTCGGCCGGACGCTCGGTGGCCTTGCCGATTATTCCGCATTGAAAACTGGCCTCGCCCTGGTCAAGGGGGATGTCGGCCTCGGCAATGTCGATAACACATCCGACAGCACGAAATGGTCGGCCGCAGCCACGCTGACGAACAAGATCATCAACTTCGCCAACAACACGATCAGCGGCATAGCGACGTCCCACTTCGCGGCCAGTGTCGTCGACACCGACAACACGCTGGCTGCCGACAGCGACACGCGCCTTCCGTCACAGAAGGCTGTCAGAGCCTATATCAACAACCTCCTGGCGGGCGCTGACTTCGCCTCGATGAAGGGCGGCATCAACGCCTCAACGAACCCGAACTACCCCGCCGCCAATGCGGGCGATACCTACCGTATCACGACGGCAGGCCGGATCGGCGGCGCTTCCGGCCCTGTCGTCGAAATCGGCGACATGGTGTTCTGCTTCGTGGATGGATCGAGCACCGGCGTTCAAGCCGCTGTCGGCGCGAATTGGAATGTCGTTCAGACCAACATCGACGGCGCAGTGATAGGCCCGGCGTCATCGACCTCCGGCAACGCGGCATCCTTTTCGAACAGCTCCGGCAAGAGCATCCAGGACAGCGGTAAGGCTCTTCCTTCTGGCGCGATCGTTGGCAGCACCGACATTCAGACGCTGACCAACAAGACGTTGACCTCCCCGGTGATCAGTTCACCAACGGGCCTGGCTAAGGCCGATGTTGGTCTCAGTAGCGTCGATAACACCTCAGACGCCAGTAAGCCGGTATCCTCACAGCAAGCCGACGCGATCAAGGCCAAGCCCGAGGCCTTCATCCTCGCCTGCAGCGACCTTACCACGGCGCTCGCTGCCGGCACGGGCAAGGCTTATTTCCGGCTGCCCTATGCCTTCACCCTCACAGCCGTCAAAGCCTCGCTTCTCACCGCGCAGGCATCCGGCAGCATCTTCACCGTCGACATCAACAAGAACGGCACTTCCGTCATTTCGACGAAGCTCACGATCGACAACACCGAGAAGACGTCTGCCACGGCCGCGACGCCCGCCGTCATATCCTCCGCCGCCTTCCTCGCTGACGACGAGGTAACGATCGACATCGACCAGATTGGCAACGGCACGGCGGCCGGCCTCATCGTCGAACTGATCGGGAACCAATCATGAGCCTGATCATCAACCCATACGTTTTCGCATCCGCAAAAAAGCCCCTCCTAATGATAAGCGGGTTCGTCGGCGGTGTTTATCGCATGATCTATTCGCGCGACGGCATCACCTGGACGACGAATACCGGATTTACAGTCCCGAGCAACTATTCGTGGTATGCGGTTGGCTCGCTGTCCGGAACTCCCTGTTTCCTGGCGGGCGAGAATTCTAACGTCAATTCGTATCTCTACACGAACGACCCCATGGCCGGGTGGACTGGGGGCACGGTTCCCGGAACAGCCGGAGGGTCGGGTGCATTCTCTGCGACTGAGGTCGTTATCCTTTCTCTCTCAGGCTCCGGTTCGCAGCGCGCGACGGCGATTGCTGGCTCTTGGACGGCGATAGCGACGATCAACGCCCGCTGCGTCATTCATGACGGGACGGTGTTTGTCGCCGCTGGGACGAACGCGATTTACACGGCAGCGTCTGCGTCAGGTACGTGGACCAATCGAGCCTCCGCGACATACACGATGAATGACGTCGCGAAAGGTGACGATGGGCTTTATGTCGCGGTCGGTGTCTCGGGCGCCATGCGCACTGCGACGTCGCCGACTGGCACGTGGATTTCCCGCACATCGTCATTCGGATCGGATAACATCAACGGAGTTTGCAAGGGCGCATCCTATTGGGTTGCGGTCGGCAATGCCGGAAAGATTGCGACCGCTACGGATCCAACCGGAACCTGGACGCAGCGAACTAGCGGGACATCGGATGCCATCAATAAGGTAGTCTACAATGCCGCGCTGGGGCTGTATGTCGCTTCCACGACGAGTGGAATACTCACCGCCACAGACCCAACCGGCCCATGGACCGCAAGGACAACACCGTCTTCGACAGCGGTTCGCGGTATACTAAGCTTGGAAGAGTGGTGATCCACCGACCGCTGCTTCGCACCCCGGCCTGATTTCTCCCTCAAGAACCGCTCACCCGCCGCCCTCCGAGGCGGCTTTTTCAATTCAGGTGCAAGCCCGCCCCCGGCTGCTGGCTTGCGCCGGGGGAAGTGAGCAGCCAGGGGCGGTGCCTCATCGCCGGGGGAGCGGGTCTGAGGTCGGCCATCGGAACACGGCCTAGACCGCGCCGCAAGCGAGTTTGATCTTCGGAGACATCCAAATGAAACTTTTGCTGATCGTGGCGCTCGTCGCCGCGAGCGCGAGCGCTTGCGCGTCTCGCGACAAGACCGATTGGGCAGGTGTCGCCAAGGGCGCCCACTGCGTGGTGGAGGGTTGCCGGCAATGAGCTTCAACCGCTCCACCTTCTTCGCCTATGCGCGCCGCTCGCCCTTCGGCGACAGACTCACGCAACAGCAGGTCGACGGCATGACCGACATCCTCAACGAGTGGGATGCCCATTACAGCCATCTGCCGCTGGCCTACCTCGCCTGCTACCTCGGCCAGGTCTTCCGCGAAACCGGCGGCACGATGGTCCCGGTTCGGGAGACTTTCGCCACCAGCGATAAGCAGGCCATGACGCGGCTCGAGACGGCGTGGACGTCCGGCAAGCTGCCCAGCGTGAAAACCCCGTACTGGCGCAAGGGCTGGTTTGGTCGCGGGCGCATGCAGATAACCCATGCCGAAAACTACGCCTATGCGCAGGCCAAGTCCGGCCTGCCGATTGTGGCTGACCCGTCGCTGATGCTCGACAGCAAGGCGGATCTCAAGGTCTCGCTGCCCGGCACGATCGAGGGATGGTGGACGCGCGGCAAGCACCGCATGTCGATGTATCTCGATCGCCCGGACCCGGACTTCGAGGGCGCTCGGCGCATCGTCAACGGCACGGACAAGGCGAAGTTGGTGGCGACCTACTGCGAGGCTTTCCTCGCCGCCCTCAAGGCCGCCGAGATCGGCAAGGCGCAACCGGTCGACGCGCTGCCGGCGCTCGCCGTGCCCGATGATATCAAGCCGGCTGAGAGCAAATCGCTCTGGTCGGCGCTGCTCACCTTCGCCACGGGCGGCGGCGGCCTCGCCTTCCTCGGCGCCATCGACAACCCGATGTCGCTCGCCGCCTTCGCCCTTGTGCTGGCGGCCGGCGGCATCGGTCTTTGGCTGGTGCTGACCGGGCGCGTCACCTTCAACCGGCGGCCGGCTCCATGATTGCCGCCGCTCTTGGTGAGGCGCTGGCCTTCATCAGGCGCTACCCGCGCCTCATCGCCACGCTGCTCGCGGCGCTCGCGCTCATTGTCGTGGCCGCTCTCATCTACCGCCAGATCTACACCAGCGGCTACGAGGCCGCGCAATCTGCCATCGCCGAACAGGACAAGGGGGCCGTCGATGCGGCTGACAAAGCTTCTGCCCGTCGTCGGGCTTGCATTGATTCTGGCCGGATGTGGAGCGTCGCGACCGGCCAGTGTCGCTGAAGGTGAATGCCGGGTGTTTCGCGCTCCTGGTGTCCTGATCGATGGCCGCACCGCCGCCGATCAGGACTGGATTGACGACACGATCGAGCGGGGCATCGCCGGCTGCGGCTGGGCGCGGCCGCGACTGAGGGGGCTGTGATGGATGAACAGAAGGCGCCCGCCACGCGCTTGGCCGAACTGCCGGAAGAGACGCTGGATTTCTTGGCGCAGCTCCAGCCCGGTGACATCGTCCTGATGCGCGAAGGGATAGGGCTGTTGCGGGCGGTCTCCACCCTCGGCCGCTTCGCCCGCTGGGTGGCGATCACCGTGCTCGGCCTCGTCGCCGGAAGCGTGCTGTTCTGGGAGAGCGTGACCAAGATCCTGACATGGACGAAGGTCATCAAATAAAAAACATACTGTGTAGGCTAAAAGGCTTGCCTCCGCCTACTCAGTATGCGATAACAAACCACCGAAGCAGTTCAGCTTCGGGTTTGAAGGGAGGTGAGCCGTTTGAAAATCCGGAAGGTAGTGCTGAAGATCAAGTTCCTCGGGTGGCACCTGGTCCTGATCATCAGCTAAGCCAACGGGGATCGGGTGAAAGCCCGGTCCCCACCGGAAAGGAAGCGGCTCACCTCCTTGACAAGGATATTACCATGACCCCCGAGCAGTTCAAGGCGTGGCGCAAGCACATGAAGATCTCCCAGGCAAGCGCCGCCGGGCTGCTCGGCATCAGCGTGCCCTCAATTCAGCTCTATGAGAAGGGCAGCCGCCATGAGGATGGCCGCGCGGTGGTCATCCCGAAAGCCATCGAGCTTGCCTGCGCCGCGCTCGCGCTCGGAATCCGGGAATACGAGGGGCCGCAGGTGGGGTAGGGGCGAGGCGCCGCCCTGTCCTTCGAGATGGGCTGTTTTTTGCGTTGTTTGTTCTTTTTCTGTTCTCATATCGTGGGCTGGCGTAGGATGCCGGGCTATGAACATGACATTAGAAAACATGCGGTCACTGGGCGTGAGATCGCTCCACATTTGGTGCACAGGCCCCCATAGTTGTGGCCGACATGCGATAGCGTCCCTGGACGCACTCAATGATGCGGTCGATCTCGTGGTGCTCTCTCGACACTTTCGGTGCCATGTCTGCGGGAGCCGGGCGAGCTATTCGATGCCCAACTGGACAGAGCGGTCCGCTCGCAATGGTTCGGTGCGAGCGGAGCCGCCGCAATTCTCGGTCCTGCCAAGTCCGCAAAGATGGGGCGGGTGACGGCGGATCGCGTTACACTTCCCCTCAAATCTCGCCCCGTTTGGGCGAAAGCGAGTGTAACGGGGCCTTGAAACCGCTCATTTCGTCCGGCCTGTCACGCCGGAGGTCGCGGGTTCGAGCCCCGTCACTCCCGCCATTGGTTTCAATGGCTTAGCCGGACTTTACGCATAATCGTCCGAGCCGCTGTCGCGAGTGTTCTGATATCCTCCTCTCTGTTCTTCTAAGGCTGAACCCCGACGGCGTGTTCAATGTGTTCCGGCGGATGCGGCGACGTTCGGCTGGCTGTACGGCATGGACAACCATGGTCGCGGACTGGTTACCGCGAGGCGTTCATCGGACGATGTGGTGCGACAGGAGGAGACGGATGAACAGCATCAATGTCATCGCGCCCTACAAACATTTTGGCATGTGGGTATTCGATGACGCCGAGGTGGGGCTGAAGCAGGAGCCGTTTGTCGCGGGCGCCGATAGTCTGATCGACTTCGCGACGGCGGGCATACCGGATGCGGCGCGTGGCTTTGTCATGGTCTTCTCGGCCGCCGCTTTTCCCGGACATCAATACACATTGGAGTGGCGCCGCGCCGAGGGCGACGGAAACGTTTACTACAATGGGGAGTTCCGTCAGGAGGGTTGGCTTTGCCCGGCCCTACTGCGTTATTTCGACCGCCCTCCGGCCCGGATTTATGTCCAGATCAAAGAGCGGGAAAGAACGGCACGTTCGCGCAACCTGCTCGGCCGCTGGGCCGAGCGCTGGCTTTCTTGACGCTCCTCCCACCGAATGGGGCTCCAGGGCGAAGGCCCTCCAGTTTATGGAGGGCATCGACTCATGACGCGATGCGCGTGGGCTGCATGTCCTCAACGAGCGGCAGCCGGCCGCGACAGCGCTCGATCAACTGCTGACCGGCGGCCCCGATGATTTCGCCGAGGGCGTGGAAATCGTTGGTACGAGGGGAGCTGCGCCGCCATGCAAGCCCAATCGTGCGCAGCGGAACCGGGTCCCGGAAACGTGACAGGTTCACGCGGGTGTCCTCGGCCACCTCGACGGCTGCCGCCATTTCGGGCAGGAGCGTGACGCCGTAGCCGTTGGCGATCAGCTGCACCAGCGTCGAGAGATTGCTGGCGCCGTTCTGCTGACGGACAAGCGCGGGCGGCACATTGCAGTAGCTGAGAACCTGCTCGCGCAGGCTGTGGCCGTCTTCCAGCAGGACGAGCTGGTCCGCGGCCACCAGGCTCGGCGAGAGCATGTGTGAGGGCGGGTTGCCGTGGTTCTGCGCCGGCGTGACGTAGAGCAGGTGCTCGTCGAATAGCGGCAACGTTTCAATGTCGGGATGTTCAAGCGGAAGGGAGACGAGAATCGCGTCGATCCGGCCTGAGATCAATTCGCCCACGAGGGCACCCGTCATAGTCTCGCGCAGCGTCAGTTCCAATGCCGGGAAGCCTGCCTTGATCTGGGGCAGCGTACCTGGAATGAGATACCGGGCGATCGAAGGCTCGGCGCCGAGAACGAAGGGGCCGGACAGCGGTCCGCTTGTGCGCCGTGTGAATTCGGTGAGATCGAGCACGGTTGCCAGAATATCACGGGCGCGCCGCGCAACCTCATGGCCGACCTCCGTCAATTGAACGTCGCCGCGCCGGCGTTCGATCAGAGGAGTTCCGAGCAAGGTCTCCAGCTCGCGCATCTGCATGGAGAGCGCTGGCTGCGTCACCGAACATTCTTCGGCGGCGCGTCCAAAATGCCGATGCCGTGAAAGGGCTTCGAAATAACGAAGGTGTCTAAATGTTATCATCATGGAAATTCATTTCTTTTCTAAATATAAAGAAAATAATGAGGAATAATATTGCAAGGATTAGATGATTCCAAGTTTTCGCCAAAGAGGAAATTTATTTTCTATTATTGGCTGGATCTGATTTTCCAGGAAACGTGTGGCTTCTTCGTCGTCCGTGAGGGCGGTGCCCTCGCGTTGCGGGCGCCGCTCCAGCAGCTTGAAGATGTTCAAGGCATGCCGGGTGATGCTGGACAGGTCTTCATGGCAGCCGTCGAAGACGGCGCTCAAGGCAAGAAGATCGAAGTCGTCAACGGGTAATCCGCTGCCCAGAACCGGCGAAGCGATGGAATGATAGACCCGCCCAATTTTCAGTCGCTCCGTGATCCATCGGTTGAAGCGCTGCGAGGGAGCTGGGTCGGTTGGGACGCCAGGCGTCAGCGCGAAGACCTGATGCGAATGGATGAGCAGCGCCAGGCAGTCGAGCAACGTGCCGAGGCTCTCGTTGCGGAAGGCGGGCAGGGCGCGCAGCTCCTCGACCGTTGCGGGTTTCTGCGCGACGAGATCCGCGACAGGCTTGTAGAGTTCCTCCTTTCCTGTCAGCTCTCCGAGAGGGCCTTGGAAAGTGAATTTGAAATCCTCGCGCGGTCGGACGCCGACGAAGCGAACACGTTCCAGCAGCTCGCGATGTTCCGCCTTGGTGAGTGGCGTCATACCTCGGGAGAAGATGTCCCGGCGGAAGCGCTTGTTGGCGGCGTAGTCACGTATCGTCTCCCTCAACCCCACATCGTGGGCGCTCGCCACCATCTCATGAAGGGCCGAGGGTACGGCATATTGATCGAGGTTCTCCGCAATGGTCGCGGAGCCGACATATCCGAGCTTGGCCTCGTCCAACATCGCGGCGACCGTGGCGAAGGGCATGATCTCCCAGTCCGCCCCGAAATATTCGTGCGCGAGATA encodes:
- a CDS encoding DUF6717 family protein produces the protein MNSINVIAPYKHFGMWVFDDAEVGLKQEPFVAGADSLIDFATAGIPDAARGFVMVFSAAAFPGHQYTLEWRRAEGDGNVYYNGEFRQEGWLCPALLRYFDRPPARIYVQIKERERTARSRNLLGRWAERWLS
- a CDS encoding class I SAM-dependent methyltransferase, which produces MHWTRGYVTDVGYTAHFYREMAPAHLAFAALVSGRSPGGAFAPRRVVELGCGQGFGLALLAAANPHIAFEGYDFNPAHVVHASRLIANAELSNIEVIEASFQEQAAAGQREPADIVSLHGIWSWVSADARDAILSIIRQRLRPEGLVYISYNCQPGWASILPMRQFMLDTRQRNPGHSDTQVGLALDQLTQLRNGGAAYFTANPPAAAHLDHLLKQDKIYLAHEYFGADWEIMPFATVAAMLDEAKLGYVGSATIAENLDQYAVPSALHEMVASAHDVGLRETIRDYAANKRFRRDIFSRGMTPLTKAEHRELLERVRFVGVRPREDFKFTFQGPLGELTGKEELYKPVADLVAQKPATVEELRALPAFRNESLGTLLDCLALLIHSHQVFALTPGVPTDPAPSQRFNRWITERLKIGRVYHSIASPVLGSGLPVDDFDLLALSAVFDGCHEDLSSITRHALNIFKLLERRPQREGTALTDDEEATRFLENQIQPIIENKFPLWRKLGII
- a CDS encoding hydrogen peroxide-inducible genes activator; this encodes MMITFRHLRYFEALSRHRHFGRAAEECSVTQPALSMQMRELETLLGTPLIERRRGDVQLTEVGHEVARRARDILATVLDLTEFTRRTSGPLSGPFVLGAEPSIARYLIPGTLPQIKAGFPALELTLRETMTGALVGELISGRIDAILVSLPLEHPDIETLPLFDEHLLYVTPAQNHGNPPSHMLSPSLVAADQLVLLEDGHSLREQVLSYCNVPPALVRQQNGASNLSTLVQLIANGYGVTLLPEMAAAVEVAEDTRVNLSRFRDPVPLRTIGLAWRRSSPRTNDFHALGEIIGAAGQQLIERCRGRLPLVEDMQPTRIAS
- a CDS encoding helix-turn-helix transcriptional regulator; the encoded protein is MTPEQFKAWRKHMKISQASAAGLLGISVPSIQLYEKGSRHEDGRAVVIPKAIELACAALALGIREYEGPQVG